In a genomic window of Streptomyces sp. BHT-5-2:
- a CDS encoding TetR/AcrR family transcriptional regulator: MPKGPTKRRPQTTARLLDAALETFADRGFHGASIEEICERAGLTRGAFYSNYRTKEELFFALFDLHARRVVDRLTAAVDEIHDSEDPLRALVARISALDEAERRWYLLSTEFTLHAIRHPDTARTLAEHDRRLRTEIARLLAVLFDRLGRRPTVALDSLARLVTALHEGSLAQSLVEPDRLPPDELPGTYLPLMVKAASRARRTHHTDP; the protein is encoded by the coding sequence TTGCCCAAGGGACCGACCAAGCGCCGACCGCAGACCACGGCACGCCTGCTCGACGCGGCACTGGAGACCTTTGCCGACCGGGGCTTCCACGGCGCGTCCATCGAGGAGATCTGCGAACGCGCCGGCCTCACCCGTGGCGCGTTCTACTCCAACTACCGCACCAAGGAAGAGCTGTTCTTCGCCCTCTTCGACCTGCACGCCCGGCGGGTGGTCGACCGGCTCACCGCGGCGGTCGACGAGATACACGACAGCGAGGATCCGCTGCGCGCGCTGGTCGCCCGGATCAGCGCACTGGACGAGGCCGAGCGACGCTGGTATCTGCTGTCGACGGAGTTCACCCTCCACGCGATCCGGCACCCCGACACGGCCCGTACGCTCGCCGAGCACGACCGCCGGCTCCGCACGGAGATCGCCAGACTGCTGGCCGTCCTCTTCGACCGTCTGGGACGGCGCCCCACCGTCGCCCTCGACTCCCTCGCCCGCCTGGTCACCGCCCTCCACGAGGGCTCCCTCGCACAGAGCCTGGTCGAACCGGACCGCCTCCCTCCGGACGAGTTGCCCGGCACCTACCTCCCGCTCATGGTCAAGGCCGCCTCACGGGCCCGCCGCACGCACCACACGGACCCCTGA
- a CDS encoding TetR/AcrR family transcriptional regulator gives MERAERGERILEAAGELLLAWGYRRVTIDEIARRAKVGKGTVYLHWKTKDSLLLAVVLQAQARGQRRQLDRMRADARDVLPSRMMRGYYRSFLDEPVLRALYTDDVDVLGRLNDAAKKEFAGLIEFTNQVTLRYLEVLREHGLVRTDIDVRHQLYILMSTTNGFFMTEAMQYDRAPDTPEVRGALLAETIRSVLEIPAEDFRMTDAGLVSESVSGLSRGTTVAEALVSAAREIIPLYEQVEEYGAREMRRQLRD, from the coding sequence GTGGAACGGGCCGAGCGCGGTGAGCGCATCCTGGAGGCCGCCGGGGAGCTGCTGCTCGCCTGGGGCTACCGGCGGGTGACGATCGACGAGATCGCCCGCCGCGCCAAGGTCGGCAAGGGCACGGTCTATCTGCACTGGAAGACCAAGGACTCCCTGCTGCTGGCCGTCGTTCTCCAGGCCCAAGCCCGCGGGCAGCGGCGGCAGTTGGATCGTATGCGGGCCGATGCGCGGGATGTCCTGCCGAGCCGGATGATGCGTGGCTACTACCGCAGCTTTCTGGACGAGCCGGTCCTGCGGGCCCTCTACACCGACGACGTCGACGTTCTCGGTCGGCTGAACGACGCGGCCAAGAAGGAGTTCGCCGGCCTGATCGAGTTCACCAACCAGGTGACGCTGCGCTATCTCGAAGTGCTGCGGGAGCACGGGCTGGTGCGTACCGACATCGACGTCCGGCACCAGCTGTACATCCTGATGTCCACGACCAACGGCTTCTTCATGACCGAGGCGATGCAGTACGACCGCGCTCCGGACACCCCGGAGGTGCGCGGCGCCCTGCTCGCCGAGACGATCCGCAGCGTATTGGAAATACCGGCGGAGGACTTCCGCATGACGGACGCCGGGCTCGTCTCCGAGTCCGTTTCCGGCCTTTCACGTGGCACGACCGTGGCGGAGGCGCTGGTCTCCGCGGCGCGCGAAATCATTCCGCTGTACGAGCAGGTGGAGGAGTACGGCGCCCGGGAGATGCGCCGGCAACTGCGTGACTGA
- a CDS encoding site-2 protease family protein encodes MNGSVRIGHVVGVPLRMHWSVPLLVVLFAYGLGRQTLPVITPGRSALVYAVAGVVGAALLTASLLLHETAHAAIARRKQISVEDVTLWALGGITRMGRPQSASAAFAVAVSGPLTSLVIGGVALGAGFGLGTLSLGAVPAVVLVWLGWANVFLGVFNLLPAVPLDGGRVVQALLWWRTGDRDRADLAASRGGQVIGGLLVAAGWIAVLRGMTGGLWLAVIGLFITVVAGSERRRAALQSALRGVRAADAMSSPVTTGADWLTVQRFIDEVAVQTGHSAVPLLDFEGRPSGVVQLRRLASIPLAQREELRVRDVATPLSQCAVAAPDDLLTEALDKLSLTTGMRILVVDAGHLVGIITGKDVSRLMQRHTLSGRAGPG; translated from the coding sequence ATGAACGGCTCGGTCCGGATAGGACATGTCGTCGGGGTGCCGCTGCGCATGCACTGGAGTGTGCCGCTGCTGGTGGTGCTCTTCGCGTACGGCCTCGGGCGGCAGACGCTGCCGGTGATCACTCCCGGCCGTTCGGCGCTGGTCTATGCCGTGGCCGGGGTCGTCGGGGCCGCGCTGCTCACTGCCAGTCTGCTGCTGCACGAGACCGCGCACGCCGCCATCGCGCGCCGCAAGCAGATCTCCGTCGAGGACGTGACCCTGTGGGCGCTGGGCGGGATCACGCGGATGGGGCGGCCGCAGAGCGCGTCCGCGGCCTTCGCGGTGGCCGTCAGCGGGCCGCTGACCAGCCTGGTCATCGGAGGCGTCGCGCTGGGGGCCGGCTTCGGGCTCGGCACACTGTCACTGGGGGCGGTGCCCGCGGTGGTCCTGGTGTGGCTGGGCTGGGCCAATGTGTTCCTGGGCGTGTTCAATCTGCTGCCGGCCGTCCCCCTGGACGGGGGCCGGGTGGTGCAGGCCCTGCTGTGGTGGCGCACCGGCGACCGCGACCGCGCCGATCTGGCGGCTTCCCGGGGCGGGCAGGTGATAGGCGGGCTGCTGGTGGCCGCCGGCTGGATAGCCGTACTGCGCGGGATGACGGGCGGGTTGTGGCTGGCGGTGATCGGGCTGTTCATCACGGTCGTCGCCGGGTCGGAGCGGCGTCGTGCGGCGCTGCAGTCGGCACTGCGCGGGGTGCGGGCGGCCGATGCGATGTCCAGCCCCGTGACGACCGGGGCGGACTGGCTGACGGTCCAGCGCTTCATCGACGAGGTGGCGGTGCAGACCGGTCACTCCGCCGTCCCGCTGTTGGACTTCGAGGGCCGGCCGAGCGGCGTGGTGCAGCTCCGCAGGCTGGCGTCGATACCGCTCGCCCAGCGCGAGGAACTCCGTGTGCGGGACGTGGCCACACCGCTGTCCCAGTGCGCGGTGGCCGCGCCGGACGATCTGCTGACCGAGGCGCTGGACAAGCTGTCCCTGACGACCGGGATGCGGATCCTGGTCGTCGACGCGGGGCACCTGGTGGGGATCATCACCGGGAAGGACGTCTCCCGGCTGATGCAGCGGCACACGCTGAGCGGCCGGGCGGGGCCCGGGTGA
- a CDS encoding PP2C family serine/threonine-protein phosphatase, whose protein sequence is MRYITVAALSHTGLVREHNEDSLVAGPWTLCGTVTENPQTLVFPVGSPLVVAVADGIGGQPGGEVASALTVAHLAALGPSLDSVDAVRQALTRCNRAVYAAAERDRALTAMGTTVAGTVVLPDALLVFNVGDSRVLEAGEDGLRQVSVDDSPPLREGQRTTSLVTQAIGGAPRFSAITPHVRSVPLAQDRRYVVCTDGLTDPVLEEDIAAVLRAHDGGRAVFELWKAALQAGAPDNITLALITVEAEQESEIGGGEEPEPPR, encoded by the coding sequence ATGCGGTACATCACGGTTGCGGCGCTCAGCCACACCGGGCTGGTCCGTGAGCACAACGAGGACAGCCTCGTCGCCGGGCCGTGGACGCTGTGCGGCACGGTGACCGAGAACCCCCAGACGCTGGTGTTCCCGGTGGGCAGCCCCCTCGTGGTGGCGGTCGCCGACGGCATCGGCGGGCAGCCGGGCGGTGAGGTGGCCAGCGCGCTGACCGTGGCGCATCTGGCGGCCCTCGGGCCGTCGCTGGACAGCGTGGACGCGGTGCGGCAGGCGCTGACCCGGTGCAACCGCGCCGTATACGCCGCGGCCGAGCGGGACCGGGCGCTGACGGCGATGGGCACCACGGTGGCAGGCACCGTGGTGCTGCCCGATGCGCTGCTGGTCTTCAACGTCGGCGACAGCCGCGTCCTGGAGGCCGGGGAGGACGGTCTGCGTCAGGTGAGTGTGGACGACAGCCCGCCGCTGCGAGAGGGGCAGCGGACCACGTCGCTGGTGACCCAGGCCATCGGCGGCGCGCCTCGGTTCAGCGCGATCACCCCCCATGTGCGGTCCGTGCCGCTCGCCCAGGACCGGCGGTACGTGGTCTGCACCGACGGACTGACCGACCCGGTCTTGGAGGAGGACATCGCCGCGGTGCTGCGGGCGCACGACGGCGGGCGGGCCGTCTTCGAGCTGTGGAAGGCGGCCCTGCAGGCGGGCGCACCGGACAACATCACGCTGGCGCTGATCACCGTCGAGGCGGAGCAGGAATCGGAAATCGGGGGAGGAGAGGAACCGGAACCGCCCCGCTGA
- a CDS encoding SRPBCC family protein: MSTLEEHIDIGVPIETAWDCLHRAESYPRFLNGVREARSEGQRRAHLDVDAGGRTQAFDVEIVDREMENVMTWQTTSGPDLAGTFSLLPIDRGHTRLQARFEYDPGTIKETFGGPQGFAQAVAIERGVRSDLQQFKELVETEGRAK, translated from the coding sequence ATGAGCACTCTCGAAGAACACATCGACATCGGTGTTCCCATCGAAACGGCCTGGGATTGCCTCCATCGTGCGGAGAGCTATCCCCGCTTTCTGAACGGCGTCCGGGAGGCCCGGTCGGAAGGTCAACGGCGGGCACACCTGGACGTGGACGCGGGCGGTCGGACCCAGGCGTTCGACGTGGAGATCGTCGACCGGGAGATGGAGAACGTGATGACGTGGCAGACCACGAGCGGCCCCGACCTTGCGGGGACGTTCTCGTTGCTGCCCATCGACCGGGGGCACACCCGGCTCCAGGCCCGGTTCGAGTACGACCCGGGCACGATCAAGGAGACCTTCGGCGGGCCCCAGGGGTTCGCGCAGGCAGTCGCGATCGAACGGGGCGTGCGCAGCGATCTCCAACAGTTCAAGGAGCTCGTGGAGACGGAAGGCAGGGCCAAGTAG
- a CDS encoding GNAT family N-acetyltransferase: MDTFLTTDRLALRPFTDTEADLDLVVELDSDPEVMRYITGGRPMTREEIRAESFARMLPGGFWATHLRATGEFLGWHCLRPLRGAPAGSADLGYRLRKAAWGRGFATEGARALVAKGFGELGYDRITANTMYVNSGSRHVMEKCGLTYVRTYFEEWPYRVEGDEHGDVEYALNREEWLAQR; encoded by the coding sequence ATGGACACCTTCCTGACGACCGACCGTCTGGCTCTCCGCCCGTTCACCGACACCGAGGCCGACCTCGATCTGGTGGTGGAGCTCGACAGCGACCCGGAGGTGATGCGGTACATCACCGGCGGCCGCCCGATGACCCGTGAGGAGATCCGTGCGGAGTCCTTCGCGCGGATGCTGCCGGGCGGGTTCTGGGCCACCCATCTGCGGGCGACCGGCGAGTTCCTCGGCTGGCACTGTCTCCGTCCGCTGAGGGGCGCCCCGGCGGGCTCGGCCGATCTGGGCTACCGCCTGCGCAAGGCCGCCTGGGGCAGGGGGTTCGCCACGGAGGGTGCCCGCGCACTCGTGGCGAAGGGCTTCGGCGAGCTGGGCTACGACCGGATCACCGCGAACACCATGTATGTCAACTCCGGGTCCCGCCACGTGATGGAGAAGTGCGGACTCACTTATGTCCGCACCTACTTCGAGGAGTGGCCCTACCGGGTCGAGGGCGACGAACACGGTGATGTGGAGTACGCGCTGAACCGGGAGGAGTGGCTTGCGCAACGTTAG
- a CDS encoding cytochrome P450, with product MTESAASPFSEYVGKHPGEPNVMEPALLADPFTGYGELRERGAVVRGRFVDDTPVWFVTRFDEARDVLRDQRFANNPKCAAGGEDDETPTDRLLKLMGLPEHYREYFSGSILNMDAPDHTRLRRLVSRAFTARKITDLRPRVEEIADELLRRLPEHAEDGVVDLVKHFAYPLPITVICELVGIPESDRPQWREWGAKLVSLRPEPLSGVFPALVEHIHGLIRERRTALTDDLLSGLIRVHDDDGGRLSDVEMVTMILTLVLAGHETTAHLIGNGTAALLTHPDQLQLLKSDPELLPRAVHELMRWCGPAQMTQMRYATEDVEVAGVQIKKGEAVMPILVAANFDPRHYAAPDRLDVTRHPAGRAENHVGFGHGMHYCLGASLARQEGEVAFGKLLAHYPDVALAVEPAALRRVPLPGNWRLAELPVRLG from the coding sequence ATGACCGAGTCCGCGGCCTCGCCCTTCAGCGAGTATGTCGGCAAACACCCAGGCGAGCCGAATGTGATGGAACCGGCCCTGCTCGCCGACCCGTTCACCGGATACGGGGAGTTGCGCGAGCGGGGAGCAGTGGTCCGCGGCCGGTTCGTGGACGACACACCGGTGTGGTTCGTCACCCGCTTCGACGAGGCCCGCGACGTGCTGCGCGATCAGCGCTTCGCCAACAACCCGAAGTGCGCGGCGGGTGGCGAGGACGACGAGACGCCCACCGACCGGCTGCTGAAACTCATGGGGTTGCCCGAGCATTACCGGGAGTATTTCTCCGGCAGCATCCTGAACATGGACGCCCCCGATCACACCCGGCTCCGGCGGCTCGTCTCCCGGGCGTTCACCGCCCGCAAGATCACCGATCTGCGGCCGCGGGTGGAGGAGATAGCGGACGAACTGCTGCGTCGGCTTCCCGAACACGCCGAGGACGGCGTCGTCGACCTCGTCAAGCACTTCGCCTATCCGCTGCCCATCACGGTGATCTGCGAACTGGTGGGAATTCCGGAGTCCGACCGGCCGCAGTGGCGGGAATGGGGTGCCAAGCTCGTCTCACTCCGACCGGAGCCGCTCAGCGGGGTGTTCCCGGCGTTGGTCGAGCATATTCACGGACTGATCCGGGAGCGGCGCACGGCGCTCACCGACGATCTGCTCAGTGGACTGATCCGGGTGCACGACGACGACGGCGGCCGACTCAGTGACGTCGAAATGGTCACGATGATCCTGACCCTCGTCCTCGCCGGTCATGAGACCACCGCCCATCTCATCGGCAACGGCACCGCCGCGCTGCTCACCCACCCCGATCAGCTGCAACTGCTGAAGTCCGATCCGGAACTGCTGCCCCGTGCCGTGCACGAGTTGATGCGCTGGTGCGGTCCGGCACAGATGACGCAGATGCGGTACGCCACCGAGGACGTCGAGGTGGCCGGGGTGCAGATCAAGAAGGGCGAGGCCGTGATGCCCATCCTGGTCGCGGCCAACTTCGACCCCCGCCACTACGCCGCCCCCGACCGGCTCGACGTCACGCGCCATCCTGCCGGCCGGGCCGAGAACCACGTCGGTTTTGGACACGGTATGCACTACTGCCTGGGGGCGAGCCTGGCCCGCCAGGAGGGCGAGGTGGCGTTCGGCAAGCTGCTCGCCCACTACCCGGATGTGGCGCTCGCGGTGGAACCGGCGGCCCTCCGGCGCGTACCGCTGCCCGGCAACTGGCGGCTGGCCGAACTGCCGGTCCGGCTCGGCTGA
- a CDS encoding phenylalanine 4-monooxygenase, producing the protein MTTARKYTPISAEGRLGRANEHPGRCDQVYRRRRDALAARAENHQVGTPYPDVAYTEEEHRTWRTVHQALAPAHRAHACREVLAALDDAEIPAEGVPQHTDITPGLRARTGFALTLAGGVVPNERFLGAMEHGYFHAVQFVRHPAVPLYTPEPDVLHDVFGHGIHLSSPRIAELYRVIGRAANRVRTAEALDILSRVYWYTLEYGLIAESGVPKAYGAALLSSYGEIAAHDAREVRELDICQAASTPYRISGYQAVLFAARSFSHLEDAIGAFCAEFDDDTGDRLGLPSLPRDRS; encoded by the coding sequence ATGACCACGGCACGGAAGTACACCCCGATCTCCGCGGAGGGGCGGCTGGGACGCGCCAACGAGCATCCCGGGCGCTGCGATCAGGTCTATCGGCGGCGCCGCGACGCCCTGGCCGCCCGCGCCGAGAACCACCAGGTGGGGACGCCGTATCCGGACGTCGCGTACACCGAGGAGGAGCACCGGACCTGGCGGACGGTGCATCAGGCGCTGGCCCCGGCGCACCGGGCACACGCCTGCCGGGAGGTGCTTGCGGCGCTGGACGACGCCGAGATCCCCGCCGAGGGGGTTCCGCAGCACACCGACATCACCCCCGGGCTGCGGGCCCGCACCGGGTTCGCGCTCACCCTGGCGGGTGGGGTGGTGCCCAACGAGCGGTTCCTGGGGGCGATGGAGCACGGCTACTTCCATGCGGTGCAGTTCGTACGCCATCCGGCCGTGCCGCTGTACACCCCCGAACCGGATGTCCTGCACGACGTGTTCGGGCACGGCATCCATCTGTCGTCGCCGCGCATCGCGGAGCTGTACCGGGTCATCGGCCGGGCCGCGAACCGGGTGCGGACCGCGGAGGCGCTGGACATTCTGAGCCGGGTCTATTGGTACACCCTCGAATACGGGCTGATCGCCGAATCCGGCGTACCGAAAGCCTATGGCGCGGCGCTGCTGTCGTCGTACGGGGAGATCGCCGCGCACGACGCCCGGGAAGTGCGCGAACTGGACATCTGCCAAGCAGCCAGCACTCCGTACCGTATTTCCGGCTATCAGGCCGTTTTGTTCGCAGCACGGTCTTTCTCTCATCTTGAGGACGCAATCGGTGCGTTCTGTGCGGAATTCGACGACGACACCGGGGACCGGCTGGGGTTGCCGTCACTGCCTCGCGACCGGTCATAG
- a CDS encoding RraA family protein, with translation MLKSFAELSTPLVADACVRLGVPLRAAPPGIGAVTSGHRIAGRALPARHYGSVDIFLEAFTDARPGDVLVIDNGGRQDEACVGDLLTLEAQAVGLSGVVIWGLHRDTPELVEIGFPVFSYGGHAPGPVRLTEREPDALVSARFGAHLVTSADVVFGDDDGVLFVAADRAEEVLETARTIWETEREQARRIRAGETLRRQTAFDDFLARRAADPAYTFRQHLRRVGGAVEE, from the coding sequence ATGCTCAAGAGCTTCGCCGAGCTGTCCACGCCCCTGGTGGCCGACGCCTGCGTCCGACTCGGCGTCCCGCTGCGCGCCGCCCCGCCCGGCATCGGCGCGGTGACTTCCGGACACCGGATCGCCGGACGCGCACTGCCCGCCCGCCACTACGGGAGCGTCGACATCTTCCTGGAGGCGTTCACCGACGCCCGCCCGGGCGACGTCCTGGTCATCGACAACGGCGGCCGCCAGGACGAGGCATGCGTCGGCGACCTGCTGACACTTGAGGCGCAGGCCGTGGGACTGTCCGGCGTGGTGATCTGGGGACTGCACCGGGACACCCCGGAACTGGTCGAGATCGGCTTCCCCGTCTTCAGCTACGGGGGCCATGCGCCGGGCCCGGTCCGGCTCACCGAACGGGAACCGGACGCCCTGGTCAGCGCGCGCTTCGGCGCCCACCTGGTCACCTCCGCCGACGTCGTCTTCGGAGACGACGACGGTGTGCTGTTCGTCGCCGCGGACCGTGCCGAGGAGGTACTGGAGACCGCACGCACCATCTGGGAGACCGAACGCGAACAGGCCCGCAGGATCCGCGCCGGCGAGACCCTGCGCCGGCAGACCGCCTTCGACGACTTCCTCGCGCGCCGCGCCGCCGATCCGGCCTACACCTTCCGACAGCACCTCCGGCGCGTCGGCGGAGCGGTGGAGGAATAG
- a CDS encoding CHAT domain-containing protein, with protein sequence MPLAERRPTARSGRLPDKAVHIGGAFRLAGFGQVVVTLWPVEDATAAEAARRFRTSSRPGPARALHESIRTLRANAPLLPSRWAEHIHIGP encoded by the coding sequence ATGCCGCTGGCCGAGCGCCGCCCCACCGCCCGGTCCGGGCGCCTCCCCGACAAGGCCGTCCACATCGGCGGTGCCTTCCGCCTCGCCGGCTTCGGCCAGGTCGTCGTGACCCTCTGGCCCGTCGAGGACGCCACCGCCGCCGAGGCCGCCCGCCGCTTCCGCACCAGTTCCCGCCCCGGCCCCGCCCGCGCCCTGCACGAGTCCATACGCACCCTCCGGGCGAACGCCCCGCTGTTGCCGAGCAGATGGGCGGAGCACATCCACATCGGGCCGTAG
- a CDS encoding nitroreductase family deazaflavin-dependent oxidoreductase, whose protein sequence is MSTSIANTTRRSAEATEGGNDFNRRIIAEFRANGGVVGGPLAGQPLLLLTTTGARSGLPRVTPACYLADEDGRLAVFPSNGGAPTPPAWYRNLTVHPEVTVEVGTRTFRARAAEATGTTRDRLWNRQVAADPQFATFQARAGRLIPVVVLTPLGDPA, encoded by the coding sequence ATGAGCACCAGCATCGCGAACACCACACGCCGCTCGGCCGAGGCCACCGAGGGTGGCAACGACTTCAACCGCCGCATCATCGCGGAGTTCCGCGCCAACGGAGGCGTCGTCGGCGGCCCGTTGGCGGGGCAACCGCTGCTCCTGCTGACGACCACGGGAGCCAGGTCCGGCCTGCCGCGTGTCACGCCCGCCTGCTACCTGGCGGACGAGGACGGCCGGCTCGCCGTGTTCCCGTCCAACGGAGGTGCGCCGACGCCACCGGCCTGGTACCGCAATCTGACCGTCCACCCCGAGGTCACCGTCGAGGTCGGCACCCGCACTTTCCGGGCCCGCGCCGCAGAAGCCACGGGGACGACCCGGGACCGCCTCTGGAACCGGCAGGTGGCCGCCGATCCGCAGTTCGCCACCTTCCAGGCCCGCGCGGGACGGCTCATCCCGGTGGTCGTCCTCACTCCGCTCGGCGACCCGGCTTGA
- a CDS encoding MerR family transcriptional regulator, with protein sequence MRIGELARTTGVTTRALRYYEEQGLLRPERSTNGYRSYGENAVRVVANIRLLLAAGLTTDDLRLLDDCLRDELTGTHTCVDPAPKIEVFEQRLALLQARINDLVAVRDQLLDRLSDLRGQPDGPGRPGGPASAHAEPAAAA encoded by the coding sequence ATGCGCATCGGGGAACTCGCCCGCACCACCGGCGTCACCACCCGGGCGCTGCGCTACTACGAGGAGCAGGGCCTGCTCCGCCCGGAGCGGTCCACCAACGGCTACCGCAGCTACGGGGAGAACGCGGTACGGGTCGTGGCCAATATCAGGCTTCTCCTGGCCGCCGGTCTGACCACCGACGACCTGCGGCTGCTCGACGACTGCCTGCGCGACGAGCTGACCGGCACACACACCTGCGTCGATCCCGCCCCCAAGATCGAGGTGTTCGAGCAGCGGCTCGCCCTGCTCCAGGCCCGTATCAACGACCTGGTCGCGGTCCGGGACCAGCTCCTGGACCGGCTGTCCGACCTCCGCGGGCAACCGGACGGGCCCGGGCGGCCGGGCGGCCCGGCCTCCGCGCACGCCGAGCCCGCCGCCGCGGCCTGA
- a CDS encoding PP2C family protein-serine/threonine phosphatase translates to MRLSDRGRPVQRISGLVDSNGFEAPTVPGWMRWLPGLYVLAVLLVEFITPTQWAVSSLLIAVPVLAAFTHGPFGVAVVTVFVVVLEGVLAGTPCCTGHNPHQLWGNHYVATYLSTIVVGIMGVALSWYRQRQQRHLVRVNSVAEALMRTLLRPVPHQVGRLLAAGLYRSGEVGTMVGGDLYDIRATKAGERAIIGDVRGKGLQAVRTVADILGSFREAVYDPGDLLAVATRMERRLAHEAAEIPDDELFVTAVLIEYDARAEQVTIINHGHIEPVLISGGEVTALTGPPALPLGLGGLAADPPVSYTHRFTCGDVLLLCTDGLIEARDHTGAFYPLLDRLGQRFGGRSAPGPADVIDFLNADLPRHTRILQDDVAILAIAPCGKDPA, encoded by the coding sequence GTGAGGCTGTCGGACCGCGGCCGCCCGGTCCAGCGGATCTCCGGACTGGTGGACAGCAACGGATTCGAGGCGCCGACGGTCCCCGGGTGGATGCGCTGGCTGCCCGGCCTCTACGTCCTGGCCGTGCTGCTGGTGGAGTTCATCACCCCCACCCAGTGGGCGGTGAGTTCCCTGCTGATCGCCGTGCCGGTGCTCGCCGCCTTCACCCACGGTCCGTTCGGGGTCGCCGTCGTCACCGTCTTCGTCGTCGTCCTGGAGGGCGTGCTCGCGGGAACGCCGTGCTGCACGGGCCACAATCCACATCAGTTGTGGGGGAACCACTATGTCGCGACGTATCTCTCCACCATCGTCGTAGGGATCATGGGCGTGGCGCTGTCCTGGTACCGGCAGCGTCAGCAGCGGCACCTGGTGCGGGTCAACTCCGTGGCCGAGGCGCTGATGCGGACCCTGCTGCGGCCGGTGCCCCACCAGGTCGGCAGGCTGCTGGCGGCCGGTCTCTACCGCTCGGGTGAGGTCGGCACCATGGTGGGCGGAGACCTCTACGACATCCGTGCCACGAAGGCCGGCGAGCGGGCCATCATCGGCGACGTCCGGGGGAAGGGGCTGCAGGCGGTCCGCACCGTCGCGGACATCCTCGGCAGTTTCCGCGAGGCGGTCTACGACCCGGGGGACCTGCTGGCGGTGGCCACCCGCATGGAACGCCGACTGGCTCACGAGGCGGCCGAGATCCCCGACGACGAACTGTTCGTGACCGCGGTCCTGATCGAGTACGACGCCCGTGCCGAGCAGGTGACGATCATCAACCACGGGCACATCGAGCCGGTGCTGATCTCCGGCGGGGAGGTGACGGCCCTCACCGGACCGCCCGCCCTCCCGCTGGGGCTGGGCGGCCTGGCCGCCGACCCTCCGGTCTCGTACACCCACCGCTTCACCTGCGGTGATGTGCTGCTGCTCTGTACGGACGGACTGATCGAGGCCCGGGATCACACGGGTGCGTTCTACCCGCTGCTGGACCGGCTCGGCCAGCGGTTCGGGGGCCGGTCCGCCCCCGGGCCGGCCGACGTCATCGACTTTCTCAACGCCGACCTGCCCCGCCACACCCGCATCCTCCAGGACGACGTGGCCATCCTCGCCATCGCACCGTGCGGGAAGGACCCCGCCTGA